Proteins from a genomic interval of Hippocampus zosterae strain Florida chromosome 14, ASM2543408v3, whole genome shotgun sequence:
- the LOC127614441 gene encoding insulinoma-associated protein 2, which yields MPRGFLVKRTRRCSASYRVRKSSKLATCNDDNHHRAEAEVSEPEPVKENHVWGVPSPDVAPPPAPREDSSGVTEVWNLHVESALEAEADRRAQLPDSEVDTVTPVGDISCFFAPPPPLIEARSSRLLEPRGEVEKASVFPETCSPSAPETELPFLVSSTATSMRVAASNTHFSPYGPAPKYDSDMARLFPTLMNHQHQAAGRKRSFPESNRANRTKANRKLTFEDEVTTSPVLGLRIKKESPEAARRQHKSSGSQPLGEFICQLCKEEYADPLSLAQHKCSRIVRVEYRCPECDKVFSCPANLASHRRWHKPRPAVVDPSRGQALSANKLDADGKENELLCVNQHQAARDSSAVPDSSSPLFRQDSPPPGLLMFNGNSYEPLAFVQAEEEAEVYDCCYCGKKFRRQAYLKKHISTHDIGTGPSPPTSSRPVVFACHLCGARFPSADIRDKHRVWHAVRDELLGGARGHGFGAEGYGVDRGCEQQQLLACKHCPASFLGSPGLTRHLSKCHPGDNTHVMMHMAVRHGDARLSTSTHP from the coding sequence ATGCCTCGAGGATTCTTGGTGAAGAGGACCCGGCGATGTTCGGCGTCGTATCGAGTGCGAAAAAGTAGCAAACTTGCCACGTGTAACGATGACAACCACCACCGCGCGGAGGCTGAAGTGAGCGAGCCCGAGCCCGTGAAGGAGAACCACGTGTGGGGCGTCCCGAGCCCCGACGTCGCGCCCCCGCCGGCGCCCCGCGAGGACTCCTCGGGGGTCACTGAAGTGTGGAACCTGCACGTGGAGTCTGCTCTGGAGGCGGAGGCGGACCGACGCGCGCAGTTGCCGGACTCCGAAGTGGACACTGTGACTCCCGTGGGGGACATCTCGTGCTTCTTCGCACCTCCGCCTCCATTAATAGAAGCCCGGAGCTCCAGACTTTTGGAGCCGCGCGGCGAAGTCGAAAAGGCGTCGGTATTTCCCGAGACTTGCTCGCCCTCAGCCCCGGAAACCGAGTTGCCGTTTTTGGTGAGTTCAACGGCGACGTCGATGCGAGTCGCAGCCTCCAACACGCACTTTTCACCTTATGGTCCCGCTCCGAAATACGACAGCGACATGGCGCGCCTGTTCCCGACACTAATGAACCACCAACACCAGGCAGCAGGGAGAAAACGCTCATTTCCGGAGTCGAACAGAGCCAACAGAACCAAAGCGAACCGGAAGCTTACCTTCGAGGACGAAGTTACCACCTCTCCGGTTTTAGGTTTGCGCATCAAGAAGGAGAGCCCCGAAGCAGCGAGGCGACAACACAAGTCGTCCGGAAGTCAGCCTCTGGGGGAGTTCATCTGTCAGCTTTGTAAGGAGGAGTACGCCGACCCCTTGTCCCTCGCCCAGCACAAGTGCTCCCGTATCGTGCGCGTGGAGTACCGCTGCCCCGAGTGCGACAAAGTGTTCAGCTGTCCCGCCAACCTCGCCTCCCACCGCCGCTGGCACAAGCCGCGTCCGGCGGTCGTCGACCCGAGCAGAGGCCAGGCGCTGTCGGCGAACAAACTCGACGCGGACGGGAAGGAGAACGAGTTGCTGTGTGTTAATCAGCACCAGGCAGCGCGGGACAGTTCCGCGGTCCCGGACTCCTCCTCGCCACTCTTCCGGCAGGACAGCCCCCCGCCGGGCCTGCTCATGTTCAACGGCAACTCTTACGAACCTCTGGCGTTTGTCCAGGCTGAAGAGGAAGCGGAGGTGTACGACTGTTGTTACTGCGGCAAGAAGTTCCGGCGACAAGCTTACTTGAAGAAGCACATTTCGACGCACGACATAGGCACCGGGCCTTCACCGCCGACGTCGAGCCGCCCGGTAGTGTTCGCTTGTCACCTGTGCGGCGCGCGCTTCCCGTCGGCTGACATCCGCGACAAGCACCGCGTGTGGCACGCCGTGAGGGACGAGCTCCTGGGAGGCGCACGAGGCCATGGCTTCGGGGCGGAAGGATACGGCGTGGACAGAGGGTGCGAGCAGCAGCAACTGTTAGCGTGCAAACACTGTCCAGCTTCCTTCCTCGGCTCCCCGGGGCTCACAAGGCACTTGAGCAAGTGTCATCCCGGAGACAACACGCACGTCATGATGCACATGGCCGTCAGGCACGGAGACGCCCGACTTTCTACTTCCACTCACCCGTGA